Proteins co-encoded in one Pelobates fuscus isolate aPelFus1 chromosome 5, aPelFus1.pri, whole genome shotgun sequence genomic window:
- the TNFAIP8L1 gene encoding tumor necrosis factor alpha-induced protein 8-like protein 1, with the protein MDSFSTKTLVLQAQKKLLSKMATKSVVSAFLDDTGSAILDDLYKALKEHRHSRKEAHKVIKNLIKIVVKVSVLHRNAQFSADERLVLKNLRKKVRTLAMTAISFCQIDFTFDRRVLSNLLTECQDLLLHAVHHHLTTKSHTRINHVFGQLADPNFLTALYSSAEPFPTHLHGICAGINHMLEEGNI; encoded by the coding sequence ATGGACTCATTCAGCACAAAAACACTGGTCCTTCAAGCACAAAAGAAACTGCTCAGCAAAATGGCAACCAAGTCCGTGGTGAGTGCATTCCTAGATGATACTGGAAGTGCTATTTTGGATGACTTGTATAAGGCACTGAAGGAACATAGACACAGCCGCAAAGAAGCACACAAAGTGATCAAGAATCTCATTAAAATTGTGGTAAAGGTCAGTGTTCTACACCGCAATGCTCAGTTCAGTGCTGATGAGCGTCTAGTGCTTAAAAATTTACGGAAAAAGGTTCGCACGCTCGccatgactgctattagcttctgTCAGATAGATTTCACATTTGACCGCCGTGTGTTGTCTAACCTGCTAACTGAATGCCAGGATCTCCTACTCCATGCTGTCCATCATCATCTAACGACCAAGAGCCATACCCGCATTAACCATGTCTTTGGCCAGCTAGCTGATCCCAACTTCCTAACTGCATTATACAGCTCAGCAGAGCCCTTTCCCACACATCTACATGGGATATGTGCGGGTATCAACCACATGCTGGAGGAAGGGAACATCTGA